The sequence GCCGTGCGCATCCGGCGGATCTGGTCGGGCTGCTTGTACTCGATCCCCCGGCCGAACATCTAGCCGGCCGAGGAGCCCAGAGCGTCAGCAAGGCGCGCGGTGACCTCGTCCACGTCTCCCATCCCGTCCACCTGCACCAGCAGACCGCGGCCCGCGTAGATGCGCACCAGTGGCGCGGTCTGCTCGACGTACACGTCCAGCCGGCGGCGGATCACCGACTCGGTGTCGTCGGCGCGGCCCTGCTCCTCGGCCCGGTTCAACAGCCGGGCGACCACCTCGTCGGTGTCCGCGGTCAGCTCCACCACATGGGTGAGCTCGTGGCCGTTGCCCGTCAGGATCGAGTCCAGCTCGCTGACCTGCGCCTCAGTGCGCGGGTAGCCGTCGAGCAGGAACCCGTCGGCGGCGTCCGGCTCGGCCAGCCGGGCGGCGACCATCTGGTTGGTCACCTCGTCCGGGACGTACTCCCCGGCGTTCATGTACTTCTGTGCCAGCTGGCCCAGCTCGGTTCCCTCCGAGACGTTGGCGCGGAAGATGTCGCCGGTGGAGATCGCCGGGACGCCGAGCCGGGTGGCCAGACGGGCGGCCTGGGTCCCCTTACCTGCTCCGGGCGGGCCAAGGAGGATCAGACGGGTGCTCATCGCAGGAACCCTTCATAGTGACGTTGCTGCAGCTGGGAGTCGATCTGCTTGATCGTGTCCAGCCCGACGCTGACCAGGATCAGCAGCGAGGTGCCGCCGAACGGGATCGAGGTGGACACACCCATGATCTTGAAGGCGATGGTCGGGATCATCGCGACGATCGCGAGGTACAGCGCACCGGCGGTGGTCACGCGGGTGATCACGTGCTGCAGGTACTCGGCCGTGGGCCGGCCGGCGCGGATGCCGGGGATGAATCCGCCGTAGCGCTTCATGTTGTCCGCGACCTCGTCCGGGTTGAACGTGATCGAGGTGTAGAAGAACGCGAAGAAGATGATCAGCAGCACGTAGATCGCGATGTAGATGTTCTGCCCCGGGTTGGAGATGTTCGCGGCGATCCACTGCACCCAGCCCTCGGACTGGTCCCCGAACTGGGCGGCCAGCATCGGCAGCGCCAGCAGCGAGGAGGCGAAGATCACCGGGATCACACCGGACATGTTGATCTTGATCGGGATGTAGGTGCTGGATCCGCCGTACATCCGGCGGCCGACCATCCGCTTGGCGTACTGCACCGGCACCCGGCGCTGGGACTGCTCCACGAACACGATCAGCCCGATCACCACCAGGGAGATGAGGATGAAGATGATCAGCTTGACCAGACCGTTCTCGGCGGCGTTGATCTGCCCGAGGGCGGAAGGGAAGCTGGCCGCGATCGAGGTGAAGATCAGCAGGGACATACCGTTGCCGACACCGCGCTCGGTGATCAGCTCACCCATCCACATGATCAGACCGGTTCCGGCGGTCATGGTGAGGATCATCAGCAGCAGCGTCTTGATCGAGTCGTCCGGGATGATCGGCACGTTGCAGCCGGGGTACAGGTTGCCAGAGTTCGCGACCGTGATGATCGTGGTGGCCTGCAGGATCGCCAGCCCGATGGTCAGGTACCGGGTGTACTGGGTCAGCACGGCCGTGCCGGACTGACCCTCCTTGTGCAGCTCTTCGAAGCGGGGGATCACGACCCGCAGCAGCTGCACGATGATGCTGGCGGTGATGTACGGCATCACCCCGAGGGCGAAGACGGACAGCTGGAGCAGGGCACCGCCACTGAACAGGTTCACCAGCGCCAGCGCGGAGGTGTCCTCCCCCATCGGAGCCGCACAGGTCTGCACGTTGGTGTAGTCGATACCCGGCGTCGGCACGAAGGACCCGAGACGGAAGACCGCCATGATCGCGAGCGTGAAGAGCAGCTTCCGCCGCAGATCCGGCGTACGGAACGCGCGGGCGAATGCGCTGAGCAATGGTCCTCCAGAGAGGGTTTCACGGGACGGTGTGTGCCGGGAGCCACCACGGAGGAGCCCCGGCGAAGAAGTCAGTACGAGTGCTTACGGTACGGCATCAGGCGATGGCGTCGGCGCCGACGCCCGATATGCCAGCGGCGGTGCGGGTCATCGAACCCGCACCGCCGCCCGTGCACTGCTGGCCTGGATCAGGCCTGCTCGACGCTGCCGCCGGCCGCGAGCACCTTCTCCTTGGCCGAGGCGGACACTGCGTCCACCGCCAGGGAGAGCTTGACGCTCACGTCGCCGGTGCCGAGCACCTTGACGGGGTGTCCGGCGCGAACCGCACCCTTGTCCACCAGGTCCGCCACGGTGACGTCGCCACCCTCGGGGTAGAGCGCGGTGAGCTTGTCCAGGTTCACCACCTGGTACTCGGTGCGGAACTTGTTCTTGAAACCGCGCAGCTTGGGCAGCCGCATGTGCAGCGGCGTCTGGCCACCCTCGAACCGGGCGGGCACCTGGTACCGGGCCTTGGTGCCCTTGGTACCGCGACCGGCTGTCTTACCCTTGGATCCCTCACCGCGACCCACACGGGTCTTCGCGGTACGAGCGCCGGGTGCCGGGCGCAGATGGTGCACCTTCAACGGGCTCAGCCCGTCGGTGTCCTTCTCCTGCTCAGCCATGTTCAGTCGACCTCCTCGACGGTGACGAGGTGCGCCACCGTGGTGACCATGCCGCGAATCTCGGGCCGGTCCTCCTTGACGACAGTGTCGCCAATACGCTTCAGCCCGAGCGAACGCAGCGTGTCGCGCTGGTTCTGCTTGCCGCCGATGGCGGACTTCTTCTGGGTGACCTTGAGCTCGCTCATGAGGCCGCCCCCGTCTTCTGCTCCGTCTTCTCCGCTGCTTCGGCGCGACCCTCGGCCTGCGCGCGCAGCAGGGCTGCCGGAGCCACGTGGTCCAGCGGCAGCCCGCGACGGGCAGCCACAGCCTCCGGCTGCTCCAGCCCCTTCAGGGCGGCCACCGTGGCGTGCACGATGTTGATCGCGTTCTCCGAGCCGAGAGACTTGCTCAGCACGTCGTGGATTCCCGCGCAGTCCAGCACCGCACGCACCGGACCACCGGCGATAACACCGGTACCCGGGGACGCCGGACGCAGCAGCACGACGCCGGCAGCGTCCTCGCCCTGCACCCGGTGCGGGATGGTCTTGCGGATCATCGGAACCTTGAAGAAGTTCTTCTTCGCCTCTTCCACGCCCTTAGCGATGGCCGCGGGTACTTCCTTGGCCTTGCCGTAGCCGACGCCGACGGTGCCCTCACCGTCGCCGACCACCACGAGGGCGGTGAAGGAGAACCGGCGGCCACCCTTGACCACCTTCGACACGCGGTTGATCGTGACCACGCGCTCGACGTAGGTGTTGCGGTCGTTGTCGCGACGGTTGTCCCGGCGGTTGTCGCCGCCACGGCGGTCGCGACGATCGTTGCTGCGCTCGCCGCCGCCGGACGTCGCGCTGGTGCGCTGCGGTGCAGCCATCATGCGATCCTTTGTTCGTTGGTCTGCTGGACTCCGGTCACAGGGACAGCCCTCCCTCGCGGGCGCCGTCGGCCACTGCGGCCACACGTCCGTGGTACTTGTTGCCCCCGCGGTCGAACACCACGACCTCCAGGCCCTTGGCCTTCGCGCGCTCGGCGACCAGCTCGCCGACCTGGCGTGCCTTGG is a genomic window of Ruania zhangjianzhongii containing:
- a CDS encoding adenylate kinase; the protein is MSTRLILLGPPGAGKGTQAARLATRLGVPAISTGDIFRANVSEGTELGQLAQKYMNAGEYVPDEVTNQMVAARLAEPDAADGFLLDGYPRTEAQVSELDSILTGNGHELTHVVELTADTDEVVARLLNRAEEQGRADDTESVIRRRLDVYVEQTAPLVRIYAGRGLLVQVDGMGDVDEVTARLADALGSSAG
- the secY gene encoding preprotein translocase subunit SecY; the encoded protein is MLSAFARAFRTPDLRRKLLFTLAIMAVFRLGSFVPTPGIDYTNVQTCAAPMGEDTSALALVNLFSGGALLQLSVFALGVMPYITASIIVQLLRVVIPRFEELHKEGQSGTAVLTQYTRYLTIGLAILQATTIITVANSGNLYPGCNVPIIPDDSIKTLLLMILTMTAGTGLIMWMGELITERGVGNGMSLLIFTSIAASFPSALGQINAAENGLVKLIIFILISLVVIGLIVFVEQSQRRVPVQYAKRMVGRRMYGGSSTYIPIKINMSGVIPVIFASSLLALPMLAAQFGDQSEGWVQWIAANISNPGQNIYIAIYVLLIIFFAFFYTSITFNPDEVADNMKRYGGFIPGIRAGRPTAEYLQHVITRVTTAGALYLAIVAMIPTIAFKIMGVSTSIPFGGTSLLILVSVGLDTIKQIDSQLQQRHYEGFLR
- the rplO gene encoding 50S ribosomal protein L15, whose amino-acid sequence is MAEQEKDTDGLSPLKVHHLRPAPGARTAKTRVGRGEGSKGKTAGRGTKGTKARYQVPARFEGGQTPLHMRLPKLRGFKNKFRTEYQVVNLDKLTALYPEGGDVTVADLVDKGAVRAGHPVKVLGTGDVSVKLSLAVDAVSASAKEKVLAAGGSVEQA
- the rpmD gene encoding 50S ribosomal protein L30, with translation MSELKVTQKKSAIGGKQNQRDTLRSLGLKRIGDTVVKEDRPEIRGMVTTVAHLVTVEEVD
- the rpsE gene encoding 30S ribosomal protein S5, whose translation is MAAPQRTSATSGGGERSNDRRDRRGGDNRRDNRRDNDRNTYVERVVTINRVSKVVKGGRRFSFTALVVVGDGEGTVGVGYGKAKEVPAAIAKGVEEAKKNFFKVPMIRKTIPHRVQGEDAAGVVLLRPASPGTGVIAGGPVRAVLDCAGIHDVLSKSLGSENAINIVHATVAALKGLEQPEAVAARRGLPLDHVAPAALLRAQAEGRAEAAEKTEQKTGAAS